Proteins encoded together in one Mycobacterium simiae window:
- a CDS encoding DUF1990 family protein, which yields MDLATLEELPLSYSEVGATASGELPAGYGHLRVEKQIGTGRERFERAAWAVMRWGMQRGAGLRVQASSDVAAVDTVVLVHMGFLPAPCRVVYVIDEPDIRGFGYGTLPGHPESGEERFAVRIDAHTSAVFAEVSAFSRPATWWSKAGHPVVSVAQRVIAKRYLRGV from the coding sequence GTGGACCTAGCAACGCTCGAGGAACTGCCGCTGAGTTACTCCGAGGTGGGCGCCACCGCCTCCGGCGAACTGCCGGCCGGGTACGGCCATCTGCGCGTGGAAAAGCAGATCGGAACGGGCCGGGAGCGTTTCGAGCGGGCCGCGTGGGCCGTCATGCGCTGGGGCATGCAACGCGGCGCCGGGCTGCGGGTGCAGGCCAGCTCCGACGTGGCGGCGGTCGACACGGTGGTGTTGGTCCACATGGGTTTTCTGCCGGCGCCGTGTCGGGTCGTCTACGTCATCGATGAACCCGACATTCGCGGATTCGGCTACGGCACGCTGCCGGGCCATCCGGAATCCGGCGAGGAGCGCTTCGCCGTGCGCATCGACGCGCACACCTCCGCGGTGTTCGCGGAGGTGTCGGCATTCTCCCGGCCTGCGACGTGGTGGAGCAAGGCCGGTCACCCGGTGGTGTCGGTGGCGCAGCGCGTGATCGCCAAGCGCTACCTGCGCGGAGTCTGA
- a CDS encoding NAD(P)H-dependent flavin oxidoreductase encodes MLATPWSRQFGLRVPIVNAPMGGVAGGRLATAVSAAGGLGMVGMGSVANRGLLAAQLRDVEGRFGIGLVDWVMRNEKGLLQDALAARPALLSVSFGTDWSWVSQAHDAGIPTATQVYDAQGARQAVDAGIDIVVARGAEGGGHGETRLGTLPLLDAVLDAVSVPVLAGGGIASARSLAAVLAAGASGAWVGTRLSACPEALTGDASRRALIAARSTDTAVTRAFDVASGLPWPARFPSRVLANDFVARWTGNEAALDAPACDELAAAIAADDRTVAPVDAGQGVGMIRDDASVAEVIDGMCSGAARLLTGWGASQPGSIGQTPRR; translated from the coding sequence GTGCTAGCAACGCCCTGGTCGCGGCAATTCGGTCTGCGGGTGCCAATCGTCAACGCCCCGATGGGGGGCGTCGCGGGTGGCCGGCTGGCCACGGCGGTCAGCGCGGCCGGGGGCCTGGGCATGGTCGGCATGGGCAGCGTCGCGAACAGGGGACTGCTGGCCGCCCAGCTGCGCGACGTCGAGGGCAGATTCGGCATCGGGCTGGTGGACTGGGTGATGCGCAACGAGAAGGGGTTGCTCCAGGACGCGCTGGCGGCACGCCCGGCGCTGCTGTCGGTCAGTTTCGGCACCGACTGGTCCTGGGTCAGCCAGGCGCATGATGCCGGAATACCTACTGCCACACAGGTTTACGATGCCCAAGGGGCACGCCAGGCGGTCGACGCGGGGATCGACATCGTGGTCGCCCGCGGCGCCGAGGGTGGCGGGCACGGCGAAACCCGGCTCGGGACCCTGCCGCTGCTCGACGCGGTCTTGGACGCGGTGTCGGTGCCGGTCCTCGCGGGCGGCGGCATTGCCTCGGCGCGCAGCCTGGCCGCGGTGTTGGCCGCCGGTGCCAGCGGCGCCTGGGTGGGCACCCGGCTTTCGGCCTGCCCCGAGGCGCTGACCGGCGACGCGAGCCGCCGGGCGCTGATCGCCGCCCGGTCCACCGACACGGCAGTCACCCGGGCCTTCGACGTCGCCAGCGGGCTGCCGTGGCCGGCGCGATTCCCGTCCCGGGTGCTGGCCAACGACTTCGTCGCGCGCTGGACGGGCAACGAGGCGGCGCTCGACGCCCCGGCCTGCGACGAGCTGGCCGCCGCGATCGCCGCCGACGATCGCACCGTCGCGCCGGTCGACGCCGGGCAGGGGGTCGGCATGATCCGCGACGACGCCTCCGTGGCCGAGGTCATCGACGGAATGTGTTCGGGCGCAGCACGTCTACTCACCGGTTGGGGCGCATCGCAGCCCGGCTCAATCGGTCAGACTCCGCGCAGGTAG
- a CDS encoding cupin domain-containing protein: protein MESISLTSLAAEKLAEARQSHSGRAAHTIHGGHSHELRQTVLALLADHDLSEHDSPGEATLQVLQGHVRLTTGDDSWDGNSGDYLAIPPQRHALHAVEDSVVILTVLKSIPSQSH from the coding sequence ATGGAATCGATCTCGCTGACCAGCCTGGCCGCGGAGAAACTCGCCGAAGCCCGACAGTCACACAGCGGACGTGCCGCGCACACCATCCATGGCGGCCACAGCCATGAACTCCGGCAAACCGTGCTGGCCCTGCTGGCCGACCACGACCTGTCCGAGCACGACAGTCCGGGTGAGGCCACGTTGCAGGTGTTACAGGGGCACGTTCGCCTGACGACCGGCGACGACTCCTGGGACGGCAATAGCGGTGATTACCTGGCGATCCCGCCGCAACGGCACGCGCTGCACGCGGTGGAGGACTCGGTGGTGATCCTGACCGTGCTGAAAAGCATTCCCTCGCAATCGCATTGA
- a CDS encoding membrane protein, with the protein MSTETAAAVAITFVWLGMVLAISFVEAPLKFRAPNVTLQVGLGIGRLVFRALNTIEVAFAILLLALALDGPMPSRVLMALGVVFVTLAIQLIAVRPRLTRRSDAVLAGSDAPRSRAHYAYVGLEVVKTAALIVAGILLLTA; encoded by the coding sequence ATGAGCACCGAAACCGCGGCCGCGGTCGCGATCACGTTCGTCTGGCTGGGCATGGTACTGGCGATCTCGTTTGTGGAAGCGCCGCTGAAATTCCGCGCGCCCAACGTCACGCTGCAGGTCGGGCTCGGCATCGGCCGACTGGTGTTCCGGGCGCTCAACACCATCGAGGTCGCCTTCGCCATTCTCCTGCTGGCACTCGCGCTGGACGGCCCGATGCCCAGTCGCGTCCTCATGGCGTTGGGCGTCGTGTTCGTCACGCTGGCCATCCAGCTGATCGCGGTGCGCCCGCGACTGACCCGCCGTTCGGACGCTGTGCTGGCCGGATCCGACGCGCCGCGGTCCCGGGCTCACTACGCCTACGTCGGTTTGGAGGTGGTCAAGACGGCGGCCCTGATCGTGGCGGGGATACTGCTATTGACCGCTTGA
- a CDS encoding helix-turn-helix transcriptional regulator, with protein sequence MSNVSGRSRRAGPDGAASEPGEAANRRREVLRTLRVSAEPLTILAIADALGVHPNTVRFHLDSLVGAGQVEQVGPGRKGPGRPPLMFRAVRQMDRGGTRHYQVLAEILTAALAGEKDPGAKAMAAGRAWGLQLDPAAASEAPDSSERAIGRLMALLERLGFAPERRHETGEQQVGLRHCPFLEIAENRSGVVCSVHLGLMQGVLQSWAAPVTVERLDAFVEPDLCLAHLGQARR encoded by the coding sequence ATGTCGAACGTTAGCGGACGGTCCCGCCGGGCGGGGCCGGACGGGGCCGCTTCCGAGCCGGGGGAGGCCGCGAACCGGCGTCGCGAGGTGCTGCGGACGCTGCGTGTCTCTGCGGAGCCGTTGACCATTCTCGCGATCGCGGACGCGCTCGGGGTACACCCCAACACCGTCCGTTTCCATCTCGACAGCCTGGTCGGTGCCGGCCAGGTGGAACAGGTTGGGCCGGGCCGCAAGGGGCCGGGCCGGCCGCCGCTGATGTTCCGGGCGGTTCGGCAGATGGACCGGGGCGGGACACGGCACTACCAGGTGCTCGCCGAGATCCTGACCGCCGCGCTGGCCGGTGAGAAAGACCCCGGTGCCAAGGCGATGGCCGCCGGCCGGGCGTGGGGGTTACAACTCGACCCGGCCGCCGCATCGGAGGCGCCCGACAGCTCGGAGCGGGCCATCGGCCGGCTGATGGCGCTGCTCGAGCGGCTCGGCTTTGCGCCGGAGCGTCGTCACGAGACCGGTGAGCAGCAGGTCGGCTTGCGGCACTGCCCGTTCTTGGAGATCGCCGAAAACCGAAGCGGGGTCGTGTGTTCCGTGCACCTCGGCCTGATGCAAGGAGTTCTGCAGAGCTGGGCGGCCCCGGTCACCGTCGAGCGCCTGGACGCCTTCGTGGAACCGGACCTGTGCCTGGCGCACTTAGGACAGGCCCGACGATGA
- a CDS encoding TetR/AcrR family transcriptional regulator, with amino-acid sequence MSDPSTNTGYAHASRRRRRSSQHAGDDRKQAILSAAERLLAQRPLADFSVDDLARGAGISRPTFYFYFPSKNAVVLSLLDQLSNTAYAAMNALRANLSVDPETQWRDRIEAFFEVSGSHRAVAVAGAAAKATNPEVRQAWATLMQQWISFTSVAISAERARGAAPHTVPAADLSVALNMLSERVMAATFTAEEPAIREDRVIDMLVHIWLASIYHSSSVRPARASLSAITRSDAPR; translated from the coding sequence GTGTCCGACCCCTCGACGAACACCGGGTACGCGCATGCCTCCCGCCGCCGCCGCCGCTCGTCGCAGCACGCGGGCGACGACCGCAAACAGGCCATCCTGTCCGCCGCCGAACGACTGCTGGCGCAGCGCCCGCTGGCCGACTTCTCCGTCGACGATCTGGCCCGGGGCGCCGGGATCTCCCGGCCAACCTTCTACTTCTACTTCCCGTCCAAGAACGCCGTTGTGCTGTCCCTGCTGGACCAGCTGAGCAACACGGCGTACGCGGCGATGAACGCGTTGCGCGCCAACCTTTCCGTCGACCCGGAGACGCAGTGGCGCGACCGCATCGAGGCGTTCTTCGAGGTGTCCGGATCCCACCGCGCCGTGGCCGTGGCCGGTGCGGCGGCCAAGGCCACCAACCCCGAAGTACGGCAGGCTTGGGCGACGCTGATGCAGCAGTGGATTTCGTTCACCTCCGTCGCCATCAGCGCCGAGCGCGCGCGGGGTGCCGCCCCGCACACGGTCCCGGCCGCGGACCTGTCCGTCGCCCTGAACATGTTGAGCGAGCGGGTGATGGCCGCGACGTTCACCGCCGAGGAGCCGGCGATCCGCGAGGACCGCGTCATCGACATGCTGGTGCACATCTGGCTGGCCAGCATTTACCACTCGTCGAGCGTCCGCCCGGCGCGGGCCAGTCTCTCCGCGATCACCCGATCGGACGCGCCGAGGTAG
- a CDS encoding permease, with protein MSSSSARAHRANVALGALLVLGVFALGLLWAKWTPYLSKALTAQRTHHWSGSSILAVGGVRAGDGPSWRAATTFFHAYVVSIWPALVVALLISASVQALLPQSWLPRLLNRRRLITSGLAAGVASLPSMMCTCCAAPVAVTLRRAASPAPPPWRTGSGIRY; from the coding sequence ATGTCATCGAGTTCCGCGCGGGCGCACCGCGCAAACGTCGCGCTGGGGGCGCTGCTCGTGTTGGGCGTGTTCGCCCTCGGGCTGCTCTGGGCGAAATGGACGCCGTACCTGTCCAAGGCGCTCACCGCCCAACGGACACATCATTGGTCGGGGTCGAGCATCCTCGCCGTCGGCGGCGTGCGCGCCGGCGACGGTCCAAGCTGGCGCGCCGCCACCACGTTTTTTCACGCGTACGTTGTGTCGATCTGGCCGGCACTGGTGGTGGCCCTGCTGATCAGTGCCTCGGTGCAGGCCCTGCTGCCGCAATCGTGGCTGCCGCGTCTGTTGAACCGGCGGCGGCTGATCACCAGCGGACTGGCGGCTGGAGTCGCGAGCCTGCCGTCGATGATGTGCACCTGTTGTGCCGCGCCGGTCGCCGTAACGTTGCGGCGGGCGGCGTCACCCGCGCCGCCGCCATGGCGTACTGGCTCGGGAATCCGTTACTGA
- a CDS encoding acyl-CoA synthetase, with amino-acid sequence MEFNLAQVFSAVAAANPDRDCIVFGHRRFTFSQTDRRARRFARALNSWGLGARRERSELAPHESGQSHLGVYLANCNEFLEAMLGAYLARVAPFNVNYRYVADELVYLLGNAGAEAVIYQARFAPTLAEALTRSQLPAMRLIHVDDESGNDPVPGAVRYEELLASSSEEPLGLTPSPDDLYVLYTGGTTGMPKAVLWRQHDIYLNAMGGRAFGSGETVTSLAEIVERSRLDAPGAMTCAPLMHGAAQWAAFISLCSGRPFVMAPTTTHFDPAEAWALASRERVASLSFVGDAFGRPLLDALEAGDYDLSGLLGVVTGGAALSAPLKQRFVELLPQLTILDAGGSSESGAQMGQVCSRQQGPSGRFAPNPGAVVVSADLTRILSPGDDEIGWLAQQGLIPLGYLGDPEKTARTFPVIEGIRHSVPGDRARWHADGQIELLGRDAVTINSGGEKIFAEEVEAAIAEHPAVYDVVVTSRPSARWTNEVVAVVALADGVEVPQQDMAEDIIAEAARHLARYKLPKAIVFRDRLQRSPSGKADYRWAKEQAAQGV; translated from the coding sequence GTGGAATTCAATCTCGCCCAAGTATTTTCGGCGGTGGCCGCGGCCAACCCCGACCGCGACTGTATCGTCTTCGGACACCGACGATTCACTTTCTCGCAAACTGATCGGCGCGCCCGCCGATTCGCCCGGGCGCTGAACTCCTGGGGACTCGGCGCACGTCGGGAACGCAGCGAGCTCGCGCCACACGAGTCGGGGCAGAGCCACCTCGGGGTGTACCTGGCTAACTGCAATGAATTCCTCGAGGCCATGCTCGGTGCATACCTGGCGCGGGTGGCCCCGTTCAACGTCAACTACCGTTACGTCGCGGACGAATTGGTCTATTTGCTCGGCAATGCCGGCGCGGAGGCGGTGATCTACCAGGCCCGGTTCGCCCCGACCCTGGCCGAGGCGCTGACGCGCTCGCAGCTGCCGGCGATGCGGCTGATCCACGTCGACGATGAGTCCGGCAACGACCCGGTGCCCGGCGCGGTGCGCTACGAGGAACTGTTGGCGTCGAGCTCCGAAGAGCCGCTGGGCCTCACCCCGTCACCCGACGATCTCTACGTGCTCTACACCGGCGGCACCACCGGGATGCCCAAGGCGGTGCTGTGGCGCCAGCACGACATCTACCTCAACGCCATGGGCGGACGGGCCTTCGGCAGTGGCGAGACGGTCACCAGCCTGGCGGAGATCGTCGAGCGGTCGCGCCTCGACGCGCCGGGTGCCATGACGTGTGCGCCGCTGATGCACGGCGCCGCTCAGTGGGCCGCGTTCATCAGCCTGTGTAGTGGCCGCCCGTTCGTGATGGCCCCGACGACCACTCATTTCGACCCGGCCGAAGCCTGGGCGTTGGCCAGCCGGGAGCGGGTGGCGTCGCTGTCGTTCGTCGGCGACGCCTTCGGCCGGCCGCTGCTCGACGCGCTCGAGGCCGGCGACTACGACCTGTCCGGGCTGTTGGGGGTCGTCACCGGGGGAGCCGCGCTGAGCGCACCGCTCAAGCAGCGCTTCGTCGAGCTGCTGCCGCAGCTGACCATCCTCGACGCGGGTGGCTCGTCGGAGTCCGGCGCCCAGATGGGCCAGGTCTGCAGCCGGCAGCAGGGCCCTAGCGGCAGGTTCGCCCCGAACCCCGGCGCGGTGGTGGTCAGCGCGGACCTGACCCGGATTCTGTCCCCGGGCGACGACGAAATCGGGTGGCTGGCCCAGCAGGGCCTGATACCGCTGGGGTACCTCGGCGATCCGGAGAAGACCGCCCGCACCTTCCCGGTGATCGAGGGCATCCGCCATTCGGTGCCGGGCGATCGCGCGCGCTGGCACGCCGACGGCCAGATCGAGCTGCTGGGCCGGGATGCGGTGACGATCAATTCCGGCGGCGAGAAAATCTTCGCCGAGGAGGTGGAGGCGGCGATCGCCGAGCACCCCGCGGTGTACGACGTGGTGGTGACGAGCCGGCCCAGTGCGCGGTGGACCAACGAGGTGGTGGCGGTCGTGGCGTTGGCCGACGGTGTGGAGGTCCCGCAGCAGGACATGGCCGAGGACATCATCGCCGAGGCCGCTCGCCACCTGGCGCGCTACAAGCTGCCGAAGGCGATCGTCTTCCGCGATCGGCTGCAACGCTCACCGTCCGGCAAGGCCGATTATCGATGGGCAAAAGAACAAGCCGCACAGGGCGTTTGA
- a CDS encoding DedA family protein, which produces MNAEALLQSIPPLAVYLVVGGVVGLESLGVPLPGEIILVSAALMSSHHDLAVNPVGVGAAAVIGAVVGDSIGYSIGRRFGMSLFDKLGRRFPRHFGPGHVMLAERLFDRWGIRAVFFGRFIALLRIFAGPLAGALKMHYQRFLAANVCGAICWAGGTTAAVYFAGIAAERWLERFSWIALVIAIVIGGTAALLLRERTSRAIAELEAEHERKSGTPTADAV; this is translated from the coding sequence ATGAATGCGGAGGCTTTGCTGCAGTCCATCCCGCCGCTGGCGGTGTACCTCGTGGTCGGAGGTGTGGTCGGGTTGGAGAGCCTCGGCGTGCCACTTCCCGGCGAGATCATTCTGGTGAGTGCGGCGCTGATGTCGTCTCACCACGATCTCGCCGTCAACCCGGTGGGCGTCGGCGCCGCCGCGGTGATCGGTGCGGTGGTCGGCGATTCGATCGGCTACTCGATCGGACGCCGGTTCGGCATGTCCCTCTTCGACAAGCTGGGCCGACGCTTCCCCCGGCACTTCGGGCCGGGGCACGTGATGCTGGCTGAGCGCTTGTTCGACCGCTGGGGGATCCGGGCGGTGTTCTTCGGCCGCTTCATCGCGCTGCTGCGGATCTTCGCCGGCCCGCTGGCCGGGGCGTTGAAGATGCACTACCAGCGCTTCCTAGCGGCCAACGTGTGCGGTGCCATCTGCTGGGCAGGCGGCACCACCGCGGCGGTCTACTTCGCCGGGATTGCCGCCGAACGGTGGCTGGAGCGGTTCTCCTGGATCGCGCTCGTCATCGCGATCGTGATCGGCGGCACCGCAGCACTTCTGCTGCGGGAGCGGACCTCCCGCGCGATCGCCGAACTCGAGGCCGAACACGAGCGCAAGTCCGGGACCCCGACGGCCGACGCCGTCTGA
- a CDS encoding TetR/AcrR family transcriptional regulator, giving the protein MTTFDVAPAAPSARERILSVAYELFSRRGIGAVGTHEVIERAGVAKATLYRHFATKNDLVLAVLQRREQIWTHGLIEAQSERRAESPEQQLLAIFDVLHEWFQHRDGYEGCSFINVLLELGPDHPAGQACITHIDHVRDIVRRRALAAGLTDVEDFASSWHILMKGAIILAAVGDLQAARRAQKMAVALIEQHRPVAVAEIGEAAG; this is encoded by the coding sequence ATGACCACCTTCGATGTCGCGCCGGCCGCTCCCTCCGCCCGTGAACGGATCCTTAGCGTCGCATATGAGCTGTTCAGCCGGCGTGGCATCGGTGCGGTCGGCACTCACGAGGTGATCGAGCGGGCCGGGGTGGCCAAGGCAACGTTGTACCGGCATTTCGCCACGAAAAACGACCTCGTGCTGGCCGTGCTGCAGCGCCGCGAGCAGATCTGGACGCACGGGTTGATCGAGGCGCAGTCCGAACGCCGCGCCGAGAGCCCCGAACAACAGTTGCTGGCGATCTTCGACGTGCTGCACGAGTGGTTTCAGCACCGGGACGGCTACGAGGGCTGCTCGTTCATCAACGTGCTCCTCGAGTTGGGCCCCGACCACCCGGCCGGGCAGGCCTGCATCACACACATCGACCACGTGCGCGACATCGTGCGCCGCCGTGCTCTCGCGGCGGGCCTCACCGACGTCGAGGACTTCGCGTCGTCCTGGCACATCCTGATGAAGGGCGCCATCATCCTGGCCGCGGTCGGGGATCTGCAGGCCGCCCGACGCGCGCAGAAGATGGCGGTGGCGTTGATCGAGCAGCACCGTCCGGTCGCGGTCGCCGAGATCGGCGAGGCGGCCGGCTAG
- a CDS encoding anti-sigma factor antagonist (This anti-anti-sigma factor, or anti-sigma factor antagonist, belongs to a family that includes characterized members SpoIIAA, RsbV, RsfA, and RsfB.), protein MLSTRLVYELGDPHSTLRATTDRRGAAAVIYAGGEVDACNETTWRHLIGEAARAVEAPGPLIVDVTGLDFMACCAFAVLAEQADDCRRREVELRLVSRQPVVARLVDACGLGAKLPVYPSVDSALAR, encoded by the coding sequence ATGCTCAGCACCAGGCTGGTCTATGAGCTCGGTGACCCGCACAGCACGCTGCGCGCCACCACGGACCGCCGGGGCGCCGCGGCGGTGATTTATGCGGGCGGTGAGGTCGACGCCTGCAACGAAACCACCTGGCGCCATCTGATCGGCGAGGCGGCCCGGGCCGTCGAAGCCCCGGGACCGTTGATCGTCGACGTCACCGGTCTTGACTTCATGGCGTGCTGCGCTTTCGCGGTGCTCGCCGAACAGGCCGACGACTGCCGCCGGCGCGAGGTCGAACTGCGGCTGGTCAGCCGGCAGCCGGTGGTTGCCCGGCTTGTCGACGCGTGCGGGCTCGGCGCCAAGTTGCCGGTCTACCCCAGCGTCGACTCCGCCCTGGCGCGGTAG
- a CDS encoding glutamate--cysteine ligase 2, which yields MHQIPSFGVEEEFLLVDPDTGEPAPRNNEVAAEANRRGVDLQLELSSCQVETTSGVATSSMELGEELRSLRRTAAQAAEASGVRLLALGLPPVTPHEFPVTETERYLRIGAEYGMVAHEQGICGCHVHVEVPGRAAALKVSNWLRPWLPTLLALSANSALYRNTDTGYASWRSILWRRWPAAGAPPFFASPEQYDNTVRMLIDSGVILDQKMIYWDVRPSANFPTVEVRVADVPATVDETVLLATLIRAAVMTALDSLGRGDDGGRLPPAALRAAYWKAAHEGLAGQLLDSVHDYGAVPARQQLDALVQRVRPALEQLGEYDRVTAELDRLLTEGNGAMRQRRLWQQRGNMLEVIAAAATATRS from the coding sequence ATGCATCAGATACCCAGCTTCGGCGTGGAGGAAGAGTTTCTGCTCGTCGACCCAGACACCGGTGAACCTGCTCCGCGCAACAACGAGGTGGCCGCGGAGGCCAACCGCCGAGGCGTCGACCTTCAGCTCGAGCTGAGCAGCTGCCAGGTCGAAACCACCTCGGGTGTGGCCACGTCGAGCATGGAACTCGGCGAGGAACTGCGCAGTTTGCGGCGCACCGCGGCGCAGGCCGCCGAGGCCAGCGGGGTCCGCTTGCTGGCGTTGGGCCTGCCGCCGGTCACCCCGCACGAATTCCCGGTCACCGAGACCGAGCGTTACCTGCGGATCGGCGCCGAGTACGGGATGGTTGCCCACGAGCAGGGCATCTGCGGCTGCCATGTGCACGTCGAGGTGCCCGGCCGCGCGGCCGCTCTCAAGGTCAGCAACTGGCTGCGGCCGTGGCTGCCGACTTTACTTGCGCTGTCGGCGAATTCGGCGCTCTACCGCAATACCGACACCGGCTACGCGAGTTGGCGCAGCATCCTGTGGCGGCGCTGGCCGGCGGCCGGTGCACCCCCGTTCTTCGCCTCCCCCGAGCAGTACGACAACACCGTGCGCATGCTGATCGACAGCGGCGTGATCCTCGATCAGAAGATGATCTATTGGGATGTGCGGCCGTCGGCGAACTTCCCGACGGTCGAGGTTCGGGTGGCCGACGTACCGGCAACGGTCGACGAAACGGTGTTGCTGGCTACCCTGATCCGGGCCGCCGTTATGACGGCGCTGGACTCGCTGGGCCGCGGCGACGACGGGGGCCGGTTGCCGCCGGCGGCGCTGCGCGCGGCGTACTGGAAGGCCGCCCACGAGGGCCTGGCGGGCCAGTTGCTGGATTCGGTGCACGACTATGGCGCCGTGCCGGCGCGCCAGCAGCTGGACGCGTTGGTGCAGAGGGTGCGCCCGGCGCTGGAGCAACTCGGCGAATACGACCGAGTCACCGCCGAACTCGACCGCCTGCTGACGGAGGGCAACGGCGCGATGCGGCAGCGCCGGCTGTGGCAGCAGCGCGGCAACATGCTCGAGGTCATCGCCGCCGCCGCGACCGCCACCCGAAGCTGA
- a CDS encoding sulfite exporter TauE/SafE family protein codes for MALIGSAGFAAGIINALVGSGTLITFPTLVALGYPPVVSTMSNAVGLVAGGVSGTWGYRAELDGQWGRLRWQIPASVAGAVLGAFLLLHLPETVFIMVVPVLLVSALLLVVAGPRIQSWARRRAEAQGRSADHVSRTRMAVLVLGTFAVGVYGGYFTAAQGILFVGIMGALLPESIQRMNAAKNLLALVVNIVAAVGYTLVAFDRISWPVAGITAASSLVGGWVGARYGRRLSPNALRFTIVVVGAVGLYRLFAV; via the coding sequence ATCGCTTTGATCGGCTCGGCCGGGTTCGCCGCCGGCATCATCAATGCCCTAGTCGGATCGGGCACACTGATCACCTTTCCGACGCTGGTCGCGTTGGGCTATCCGCCCGTGGTTTCGACCATGTCGAATGCGGTCGGTCTGGTCGCCGGTGGCGTATCGGGGACGTGGGGTTACCGCGCCGAGCTGGACGGCCAGTGGGGCCGGCTGCGCTGGCAGATACCGGCCTCGGTGGCCGGTGCGGTGCTGGGCGCCTTCTTGCTGCTGCATCTGCCCGAGACGGTGTTCATCATGGTGGTGCCGGTGCTGCTGGTGTCGGCCCTGTTGTTGGTGGTGGCCGGGCCGCGAATCCAGTCCTGGGCGCGCCGCCGGGCCGAAGCCCAGGGCCGGTCGGCCGATCATGTGTCCCGGACCCGAATGGCCGTCCTGGTGCTGGGCACTTTCGCCGTCGGTGTCTACGGCGGCTATTTCACCGCCGCCCAGGGCATCTTGTTTGTCGGCATCATGGGCGCGCTGCTGCCGGAATCGATCCAGCGGATGAACGCCGCCAAGAATCTGTTGGCGTTGGTGGTCAATATCGTTGCGGCCGTTGGTTATACGTTGGTGGCATTCGACCGGATCAGTTGGCCGGTCGCCGGCATCACCGCGGCCAGCTCGCTGGTGGGCGGCTGGGTTGGCGCCCGTTACGGGCGCCGGCTGTCGCCCAACGCGCTGCGCTTCACCATCGTGGTGGTCGGCGCGGTGGGCCTGTATCGCCTGTTCGCGGTGTAG
- a CDS encoding catalase family peroxidase: MVTPDEAIEAIRGTGGAQPGARALHAKGTLYRGTFTASPGAAELSRARHLDGSAVPALIRFSNGSGDPAQPDGAPGVRGMAVKLTLPDGSTTDVSTQTARLFVSGRPEGFVDLLKAMRPGPTMPLRLTKYFLTHPRVLGALPVLRDANKVPASYATIEYHGLHAFRWISADGNARFVRYHMIPAAGVSYLSGAAAPDLSPDFLTDELKTRLAQGPVGFDYRVQIAGPHDSTVDPSVPWRGTETVTVGRLDITGLDTEREHGGDIVVFDPMRVTDGIEPSDDPVLRFRSLAYSASVQLRTGVARGSEAPPV; this comes from the coding sequence ATGGTGACTCCTGATGAGGCGATCGAGGCGATCCGAGGTACCGGGGGAGCGCAGCCGGGCGCTCGTGCCTTGCATGCGAAAGGGACGCTGTATCGGGGCACGTTTACCGCCAGCCCGGGTGCCGCGGAACTTTCCCGCGCGCGACATCTGGATGGCTCGGCGGTTCCGGCGCTGATCCGCTTCTCCAATGGGTCCGGCGACCCGGCACAACCCGACGGCGCGCCCGGCGTGCGTGGAATGGCGGTAAAGCTCACCCTGCCCGACGGCTCCACCACGGACGTATCCACCCAGACCGCGCGGCTGTTCGTCTCCGGCAGGCCGGAAGGCTTCGTCGACCTCCTCAAGGCGATGCGACCGGGGCCGACGATGCCGCTGCGGCTGACCAAGTACTTCCTCACGCATCCGCGGGTGCTCGGGGCGTTGCCGGTGCTGCGCGACGCTAACAAGGTGCCGGCCAGCTACGCGACCATCGAATACCATGGCCTGCACGCCTTTCGCTGGATCAGCGCCGACGGCAACGCCAGATTCGTTCGCTATCACATGATTCCGGCCGCCGGTGTGAGCTATTTGTCGGGCGCGGCCGCGCCCGATCTAAGCCCAGACTTTTTGACCGACGAGCTGAAAACCCGTCTGGCACAAGGACCGGTCGGGTTCGACTATCGGGTGCAGATCGCCGGACCGCATGATTCGACGGTCGACCCGTCGGTGCCGTGGCGCGGCACCGAGACCGTCACCGTCGGCAGGCTGGACATCACCGGCCTGGACACCGAACGCGAACACGGCGGCGACATCGTGGTATTCGACCCGATGCGCGTCACCGACGGCATCGAACCGTCCGACGACCCGGTGCTGCGCTTCCGCAGCCTTGCCTACTCGGCCTCGGTGCAGCTGCGCACCGGTGTGGCCCGCGGCTCCGAAGCGCCGCCGGTCTGA